Proteins found in one Methylobacterium sp. CB376 genomic segment:
- a CDS encoding B12-binding domain-containing radical SAM protein codes for MARVALIYPPGGDPRAPRLPLPALAAALRPAGVAVDLFDLDLEGVLALLRPERLRRAAAALAARPRPEPDSALGRLAALAPDLPDTIEDALATIRDPVRFADPWRLNAARERIYDALDLVSAAAPRRLRYQTEVLRYEVEGVDPSRLSDLLAVTADPAANLFEEHWSEEVFPRLEAGGAYDLVGISLTLRWQLIPGLSLARRLRARGHRVVLGGTAIAKVGEALAGCPAFFAAFAEAVVTREGEAAMLALLDALAGDGDLGRVPNLLYRAGDRVVATPTRVEDYAANPTPDFDGLPLDRYLSPHLVLPVMLGKGCYHDECSFCDIPFINRISPKRYRLRRPETVAEDIDHLAERHGCRHFLLADEALPPRVLGRVAEALEARGRTDCVFSGYARLEPGFTRDLCDRLARVGMRRLYFGLESADQDTLDRMRKGIRVEHAAPVLRHCREAGIRFHVFSIVGFPGETEASARRTLAFFEENAELFDDPGCTLDVHELEILTDTPYFADPDAYGIRFLVPTEGRDFLFGVGTAWESTPGLTRPQIAALLDEAGARLGPLLARCHAWPPVLWPAPEEWALCAAGAWFGRDLPDRLDLPGPADPRRLRLAWNPAAWVRREGGLCRIASRRGALVLDAEWFRRLGETPGFRTSAEILRDLAGPGASPDDLRRTRDTLTALLRQRLLELHPEPEPATEAQIPRPRLPEAACA; via the coding sequence ATGGCAAGGGTCGCTCTCATCTATCCCCCCGGGGGTGACCCGCGCGCCCCGCGCCTGCCGCTGCCCGCGCTGGCGGCGGCCCTGCGCCCGGCCGGGGTGGCGGTCGACCTGTTCGACCTCGACCTCGAGGGCGTGCTGGCCCTGCTGCGGCCCGAGCGCCTGCGGCGCGCCGCCGCCGCGCTCGCCGCCCGCCCGCGCCCCGAGCCCGATTCCGCCCTCGGCCGCCTCGCCGCCCTGGCGCCGGACCTGCCCGACACGATCGAGGACGCGCTCGCGACGATCCGCGACCCGGTGCGCTTCGCCGATCCCTGGCGGCTCAACGCGGCCCGCGAGCGGATCTACGACGCCCTCGACCTCGTCTCCGCGGCCGCGCCCCGGCGCCTGCGCTACCAGACCGAGGTGCTGCGCTACGAGGTCGAGGGGGTCGATCCGAGCCGCCTGTCCGACCTCCTCGCGGTGACCGCCGACCCGGCCGCCAACCTGTTCGAGGAGCATTGGAGCGAGGAGGTCTTCCCCCGGCTGGAGGCGGGCGGGGCCTACGACCTCGTCGGCATCTCCCTGACCCTGCGCTGGCAGCTCATCCCCGGCCTGTCGCTGGCGCGGCGGCTGAGGGCCCGCGGGCACCGGGTGGTGCTCGGCGGCACCGCCATCGCCAAGGTCGGCGAGGCCCTCGCCGGCTGCCCGGCCTTCTTCGCGGCCTTCGCGGAGGCCGTCGTGACCCGCGAGGGCGAGGCGGCGATGCTGGCCCTCCTCGACGCGCTCGCCGGCGACGGGGATCTCGGGCGCGTGCCGAACCTGCTCTACCGCGCGGGCGACAGGGTCGTCGCCACGCCGACGCGGGTCGAGGACTACGCCGCCAACCCGACGCCCGACTTCGACGGCCTGCCCCTCGACCGCTACCTCAGCCCGCACCTCGTCCTGCCGGTGATGCTGGGCAAGGGCTGCTACCACGACGAGTGCAGCTTCTGCGACATACCCTTCATCAACCGGATCTCGCCCAAGCGCTACCGGCTGCGGCGGCCCGAGACGGTGGCGGAGGACATCGACCACCTGGCCGAGCGGCACGGCTGCCGCCACTTCCTCCTCGCCGACGAGGCCCTGCCCCCCCGCGTGCTCGGGCGCGTCGCCGAGGCGCTGGAGGCGCGCGGGCGCACCGACTGCGTCTTCTCGGGCTACGCGCGGCTGGAGCCGGGCTTCACCCGCGACCTCTGCGACCGGCTCGCCCGGGTCGGGATGCGGCGGCTCTATTTCGGCCTCGAATCCGCCGACCAGGACACCCTCGACCGGATGCGCAAGGGCATCCGGGTCGAGCACGCGGCGCCGGTCCTGCGCCATTGCCGCGAGGCCGGGATCCGCTTCCACGTCTTCTCGATAGTCGGCTTCCCGGGCGAGACCGAGGCCAGCGCCCGGCGCACCCTCGCCTTCTTCGAGGAGAATGCCGAGCTGTTCGACGATCCGGGCTGCACCCTCGACGTGCACGAGCTGGAGATCCTGACCGACACCCCCTACTTCGCCGACCCGGACGCCTACGGCATCCGCTTCCTCGTCCCCACGGAGGGCCGCGACTTCCTGTTCGGCGTCGGCACCGCCTGGGAGAGCACGCCCGGGCTCACCCGGCCGCAGATCGCCGCCCTGCTCGACGAGGCCGGAGCGCGGCTGGGGCCCCTCCTCGCCCGCTGCCACGCCTGGCCCCCGGTGCTGTGGCCGGCCCCGGAGGAATGGGCGCTCTGCGCGGCGGGCGCGTGGTTCGGCCGCGACCTGCCCGACCGGCTCGACCTGCCCGGCCCCGCCGACCCGCGCCGCCTGCGCCTCGCCTGGAACCCGGCCGCCTGGGTGCGCCGGGAGGGCGGCCTCTGCCGGATCGCCTCGCGCCGCGGCGCCCTCGTCCTCGACGCGGAGTGGTTCCGCCGCCTCGGCGAGACGCCGGGCTTTCGCACCAGCGCCGAGATCCTGCGCGATCTCGCCGGGCCCGGCGCCTCGCCCGACGACCTGCGCCGCACCCGCGACACCCTCACCGCCCTGCTGCGCCAGCGCCTGCTCGAACTCCATCCGGAGCCCGAGCCGGCCACCGAAGCCCAGATTCCCCGGCCGCGGCTCCCGGAGGCCGCCTGTGCCTGA
- a CDS encoding thiopeptide-type bacteriocin biosynthesis protein gives MARAGRSWLQVNVGLSRERGSALPAARALLGEIGDALPGWRRTRLLSAFLFQRKPPDLRLRFRGDRDRLLAELRPILARHVAEGRVTRHFVSVYEPEARLFGGAQAMEAVHGFWEADSRLWIAVDRLIAEKALTIPYPSLLTAILNETAWRSLGDGAEVWDTWCNLLVLLRAPAEGAPAGDAPPLPASPPIHLDGLRTSAGPAEAAILDAYGEAAGQLAAGLLRSWERGRLACGLRALLATAALFTLNRHGFGQARAVPLVRAVAASWDGRSLLRGALPEPHPGAFHPARHPDRGAIRQGAG, from the coding sequence ATGGCGCGCGCGGGCCGCTCCTGGCTGCAGGTGAATGTCGGCCTGTCCCGCGAGCGCGGCTCGGCGCTGCCGGCCGCCCGCGCCCTCCTCGGGGAGATCGGCGACGCCCTGCCCGGGTGGCGCAGGACGCGCCTCCTCTCGGCCTTCCTGTTCCAGCGCAAGCCGCCGGACCTGCGCCTGCGCTTCCGGGGCGACCGCGACCGGCTGCTCGCGGAGCTGCGCCCGATCCTCGCGCGGCACGTGGCCGAGGGCAGGGTCACGCGGCACTTCGTCAGCGTCTACGAGCCGGAGGCGCGGCTGTTCGGCGGGGCGCAGGCCATGGAGGCCGTGCACGGGTTCTGGGAGGCCGACAGCCGGCTCTGGATCGCCGTCGACCGGCTCATCGCCGAGAAGGCCCTGACCATCCCCTACCCGTCGCTGCTGACCGCGATCCTCAACGAGACGGCGTGGCGCAGCCTCGGCGACGGCGCCGAGGTCTGGGACACGTGGTGCAACCTCCTCGTCCTGCTGCGGGCGCCGGCCGAGGGCGCGCCCGCCGGGGACGCGCCGCCGCTCCCGGCCTCCCCGCCGATCCATCTCGACGGGCTCCGGACCAGCGCCGGCCCGGCGGAGGCGGCGATCCTCGACGCCTACGGAGAGGCGGCCGGGCAGCTCGCGGCCGGGCTGCTGCGGAGCTGGGAGCGCGGGCGCCTCGCCTGCGGCTTGCGGGCCCTCCTGGCGACGGCCGCCCTCTTCACCCTCAACCGGCACGGCTTCGGCCAGGCCCGCGCGGTGCCGCTGGTGCGCGCCGTGGCGGCCTCCTGGGACGGCCGCAGCCTCCTGCGCGGCGCCCTGCCCGAGCCGCATCCGGGCGCCTTCCACCCGGCCCGGCACCCGGATCGCGGGGCGATCCGGCAGGGTGCCGGATGA